The region CATGACCGTGCTCCTGAGCGAAGCGAACGATCAGTTCGTTAATTTCTTCCTGGGCAAAGGACGGCTGACCGGCCCGTTTTCCCACGTAAATTTTCAGAGCCTGCTCGGGTGCAAACTCCAGTAAAGTATCGTTGGCAAGATCGTCGTACAATACAACGTCTGCTTGTCGAAGCGCCCTGATCCCTTTTAAAGTGATCAATTCGCCGTCGCCGGGACCCGCCCCCACGAGTGTAAGCTTTGGCTTCATGTGACTTTACCGTTTATAGTGGAATAGTACTATTATACTATCAATAGGTAATTTCAACTATTCCCTGTTTCTGGTTCAAAAGTAGAGATGAAATTTGTAAAAACAAGCCCTAACCGAAAAAATATGTTTCATAATCAACTTATAACAGAATAAAACGTTAGGATTTACCAAAAACACCTTTTACTTTTGACTAGTCATTTCGGGGAGGGAAATGACTATATTCTTGGATTAGTTCAATAATAAAACGGGGTTTTCACAATGTTATAGTTAAGATTAACTATGAACACAAACAAAAACAGGCGTGTCGTCGTCATTGGCAACGGCATGGTAGGCTACAAGTTCTGCGAGAAATTAGTAGCCAAAGAAAAAAATGACCAGCGATTTACACTGACGGTTTTTGGGGAAGAACCGCGTGTAGCCTATGATCGGGTCCATTTAAGCGCCTATTTCGATGGCAAAACCGCCGACGATCTGACGCTGGCCCCTCAGAGCTGGTACGCCGACAACGGCATCACGCTCTACCTCACCGACCCGGTCGTCAACATCGACCGGGAGCGTAAAGAGGTTCGGTCGCACCACGGCGTTGTAGTGCCTTATGACTACCTGGTACTAGCCACCGGCTCGGGCGCGTTTGTGCCCCCTGTGGCGGGCGTCGAAAAAGACGGCGTCTTTGTGTATCGCACCATCGAAGACCTCGACCTTATTCAGTCGTATGCTCGGAAAGCCCGCAAGGGAGCCGTATTAGGCGGTGGTTTGCTGGGTCTCGAAGCGGCCAAAGCCCTGCTAGATCTGGGTCTCGACGAAGCGCACGTGGTGGAATTTGCCCCGCGTCTGATGCCCCGACAGATCGACGATGCGGGTTCCGGTATTCTTCAGCATCAGCTGGAATCGCTCGGTCTGAACATTCACCTGTCGAAAAGCACGCAGGAGATCACCGGCGACGAAGCCATTACAGGCATGCAGTTTGCCGATGGCTCGCATCTGGCCGTCGATATGCTGGTTATTTCGGCCGGTATCCGGCCACGCGACGAGCTGGCAAAATCCGCTGGTCTGGACACGCACCCACGGGGCGGTATTCTGGTCGACAACTTCCTGCAAACGTCCGATTCGTCCATTTTCGCCATTGGCGAATGTGCAGTGGTGCACCACATGATTTACGGGCTGGTGGCCCCCGGCTACGAAATGGCTGAGGTGGTCGCGTCGCGTTTGATCGGCGAGGAAAAGGAATTCAAGCCCTACGACATGTCCACGAAGCTCAAGCTGATTGGTACGGACGTAGGCTCTTTCGGCGATCCGTTTGCATCGGACTGCAAAACGATTGTCTACGAAAATAAGGCCAAGGGCGTTTATAAGCGGGTTAACATATCGGTCGATGGCAAAGAACTGCTGGGCGGTATTCTGGTGGGCGATGCCGAGCAGTATAATATGCTGCTCCAAACCTGCAAGAACAAGACCATCCTCCCACCCGATCCCGAAGACCTGATTCTCGGCTCTCGTGGGGGTGAGGAAGCCGGGGCCGGTGTGATGAGCCTCCCCGACGATGCGCTGATCTGTTCCTGCGAAGCGATCACGAAAGCCATGCTCTGCCATGAAATTGGCGAGAATGGTCACACCACCGTCGATGCGCTCAAGAAAGCCACCAGAGCCTGCACCGGCTGCGGAGGCTGTACCCCAATGGTGAAAGACATTATTCAGGGCGTACTCAAGCAAAAAGGCGTTTACGTCCGCAACATTCTCTGCGAACACTTCGACTTCACCCGGCAGGAACTGCTCGATCTTGTCAAGATCAACAGCCTGAAAACCTTCGACGCCGTACTGGATAAAGTCGGCAAGGGCGATGGCTGCGAAGTCTGTAAACCGGCAGTCGCGTCGATTCTGGCGAGCCTCTGGAACGAGAATATTCTGGAGCAGGGCCGCGCCACTATTCAGGATTCCAACGACCGCTTTCTGGCGAATATTCAGAAAGGAGGTACGTATTCGGTCGTGCCCCGAATTCCAGGTGGCGAAATCACGCCCGATAAGCTGATCGTGATTGGGCAGGTGGCCAAAAAATACGGGTTGTACACCAAAATTACGGGTGGCCAGCGGATCGACTTGTTCGGTGCGCACGTTGGTGACTTACCCGTAATTTGGGAAGAACTGATAGCCGCCGGTTTTGAAAGTGGTCACGCCTACGGTAAATCATTACGTACGGTGAAAAGCTGCGTGGGCAGTACCTGGTGCCGCTTTGGCGTGCAGGATTCGGTGTCGTTTGCCATCGAAGTTGAAGAACGCTACAAAGGCATTCGGTCGCCACACAAGCTCAAGTCGGGCGTGTCGGGCTGTATCCGGGAGTGTGCCGAAGCCCAGAGCAAAGACTTCGGTATCATCGCCACCGAGAAAGGCTGGAACTTATACGTAGGCGGCAACGGCGGATCCAAGCCCCAGCACGCCATACTGCTGGCGTCGGATGTGGACAAGGAAACCTGTATCCGCTACATCGACCGGTTCCTGATGTTCTACATCAAAACGGCCGACCCGCTCACCCGTACAGCCACCTGGCTAAACAAGATGGACGGCGGCATGAACTACCTCCGGGCCGTGGTGGTAGATGATGTCCTGAACATTGCCGACGAACTGGAACGCGAAATGCAGCTTCTTGTCGACACCTTCAAATGCGAGTGGAAAGAAGCGGTCGAAAACCCGGCGCTCCGTGCACGATTCGCCCACTTCGTCAACGCCCCCGAGCAGAAAGACCCAACCGTTCAGTTCGACGCCCTACGCGACCAGAAACGGGCGAAAGAGTGGGCGTAGGAGTGCCCCTTGGCACGCTGGCGCGGGTCAGGCGTGCTGGCTGGCGCGGGTTTGAACCCGTGCCTATTATTTCGTCAGCATTCGCTGACGCATACAGAGCTAAGCATAACCGTCAGCAAATGCTGACGAAATAACAGGCACGGGTTCAAACCCGCGCCAGCTTAAAATCAATCACATGGAAACACTCACAATTCATAAATCCGAAATGACCTGGCAACCCGCTTGCCCAACCAGCCACATTCCCGAAGATGGCGGTGCCTGCGTACTTCTCAATGGTCGGCAGATCGCTATTTTCAACTTTTCCCGCCGGGGCGAGTGGTACGCGACGGCAAATGAATGCCCGCATCGGCAGCAAATGGCCTTATCGCGGGGGATGATCGGGAGTCAGGGCGAGGAGCCTAAAGTCGCCTGTCCGTTCCACAAAAAGACATTTTCGCTCAAATCCGGCGAATGCCTTAACGACGATGGCTACAAAATCGCCACATTTCCTATTAAAATAGTAGATAACATGGTGTATATTGGAGTATAATCCTCACTCCGACTTTTCATGACTCAGCTCGACGAACAGGTAGCCCGCCGGTTGACCCGGTTTTATATGATAGCCCTCACGGTTATTGCCGTGTTATCCATAAGCGGGCTACTGTTTATCAAGCAAACAATCAGCAATCACTACGACGACAGCCGGGTCGTAAACGTAGCCGGTCGGCAGCGGATGCTGAGTCAGCGGCTGACCAAACTATCCTTACTGCGTATTCAGGGGCTGACAACCGCCGATTCGGCTTCTTTCGATTCGCTACTCCACTCCTGGAGCCAGAGCCATATTCAGTTTCGGAATGGTCGTCTGAACATGGAAAAAGTATACACCGTTCGGAAGAGCAAGTCGCTGGATAGCATGTTTACCCGAATAGAGCCCGTTTTTCAGTCTATTTACAGCGGCTTTGCACGGATCAACAATCCACAGGCAACACAGGCCGACAAAAAGACTGCCCTTCAGGTGATTCTACGGGATGAGTTTCCGTACCTGCAACAAATGAACGCCATTGTCTTTCAGGTCGATACCGAAAGTTTTGAACGGGTACGCTCGCTCGAACGTATCGAATGGGTACTCACGTTCGCCACCTTACTGACGCTCCTGATTGAGGGGCTGTTCATCTTCAGGCCTGTCGTCAATCATACAAAAAACGTGATCCGGCGGCTGGCCCGCTCCGAAAAAGCGTTGCAGATGGCCAACAGTCACATGGAAATCGCCAACCACGAATTGGAGGCTACCAACCAGCATCTGGCTTACTCGAATCAAAAACTGGTCGATACCCAAAAGGAACTCCTTCGAACTACCGAAGAAAAATACCAGTTGCAGTTGGCCGAAGAAAATGTCCGCTCGGCCGCGTTACTGGAAGGGCAGGAAGAAGAGCGACGGCGCTTTGCCCGTGAACTCCACGACGGCATCGGCCAGATGCTCACCGGACTGAAACTACACGCTGAAAAGCTGAAATCCACCTCGTTCGCCGACGAAAAGCAAAAGCAGCGATTTGCCGAACTCTGCGACCTTATTGCCGACACCATCCAGACAACCCGGCAGGTTTCCTATAACCTGATGCCTTCTACCCTGAGCGATTTTGGGCTGGGCTCCACGCTTCGGCTTTTGGCCGAGCAATCGACCCGATCAACGGGTGTGCAAGTGATTTTCAGTGGCCCAACCGATGCCAGGCGGCTTAATCCGGCTATGGAGATTGGTTTGTATCGTATTGCGCAGGAAGCATTGCATAATGCCGTGAAATATGCCGAAGCACAAACTATTAAAATTATCTTGCAGCAAAGTCCGCAAAAACTTGAGCTGGCAATTGAAGACGATGGCAAAGGGTTTGTTATGAAAACATCCCAGAAGGACGATAAACTACTGCCATCCATCAACGGCCTTCAGAATATGCGCACCCGAACCCGTTTACTCAATGGGGAGTTCAGTATTACATCGAAGCCCAAAAAGGGAACCAAGGTCCGTGTACGTGTCAACTTATCCGATAACCCCAATTAGTTATGCCGATACGAATTCTTATTGCCGATGACCATTCTGTAGTGAGAAAAGGCATTCGGATGCTGCTGGAAGATGAAACCGATATTCAAATCGTAGGCGAAGCTTCCGACGGCGACGAAGCCATCGACCTGCTGGCCAGTATCGGCACTGATGTTTTACTGTTGGATATAACCATGCCCCGAATGTCAGGCATCGAAGCCCTGAAAGTTATTTCAAAGAAATACCCGGCAGTTAGAACGCTCATGTTCAGCATGCATAGCAACCCGGACTACATCGTAAAAGCGGTACAGCACGGGGCGGCTGGTTATCTGCTGAAAGATACGGGACTGGAAGAAATGCTACGAGCTGTACGTACGGTGGTTGACGGTGATTTATACTATCCGCCGAATGCGTCTTCGGTCATAATCCGGAGCCTTGTTCTGCCCAATGCCAACCTGACGAAGGAACCCGCCAAGGCAGGGGGGAGCGTATCAAAATCCATCTGGAATCGAATCACATCCCGCGAAGGACAGGTGCTGACCTGCCTGATTGACGGCATGAGCAGTCCTGAGATCGCTGAAAAGTTTGGCATCAGCCCCAACACAGTAGCTAATCAACGAGCCAGCATCATCCGCAAAGCGGGCGTTAAAAACACGGCTGATTTGATACGGCTGGCGCTGGAAGAGAAAAGATAGGCCACTATACCTTAATAATCACATTTTTCCGGTACATCCACCACAAAATCCCGAACCAGATCAGCACAAACGTCAGGGCACCGGCCAGCGAAGCGTTTTTAGGATCGGCAAAGGGTGGTGCAATGAATGTTCGGTAGAGGTATTCCTTCGACCCGATTTCGGTACCATCGGGCTGGGTTACGTGAATCAGGTTCATGATTCGGGGAATCAGCCCCGAGAGGAAGAATACGGTAATGGCATTAACGCCGAACGCCACGAATGGCAGCACACCCCGCCGATAATTCTGCACATCGATCAGCCAATAGCACAGCGCCAGACCCAGCATGGCCAGTCCACCGGCCAGCAGTACATACGAACTCGTCCAGAGAGCTTTGTTAATAGGGAAGAAACCATCCCACATCACCCCGCCCAGCGTAGCCAGGCAACCAGTGGCAAACAACCACGCTACTTTGTCGGCTACGGGTCGACTACTGCGCAGCCACGTCCCCACCAGCATACCAATCAGACCCGTCCCTACAGCGGGTAAGGTGCTTAAAACGCCTTCCGGATCCCAGGTTTTAGCGGGTTTATAGACGTGCGCCGGTGTCAGGATGGTGTAGTCGAACCAGGCGGCCAGATTGGTGGCCGGTTCGAGGTTGGCATAGCCCACACCCGGCACCGGCACCACGGTCATGAGCAGCCAATACCCAATCAGTACGATAACGAGAATGTATAGTTGCTGCCGGGAGTTCGTTTTCAGAAAAATAAGCGAACAAACCAGGTAAACCACCGCAATACGCTGCAATACGCCCGGAATCCGGACTAGCGTAATGTCGAACTTCGGGAAAAAATTCAGGAACAGTCCCAGCAGAAACAGCGTTACGCTCCGCTTCACGATCTTTCCGACAACACCCTTTTTAGATTTCCCCCCTTCCAGCGCAAACGTAATCGACACGCCGACGATGAACAGGAAGAACGGAAAGATCAGATCGGTGGGTGTCCAGCCGTGCCAGGGTGCGTGTTCGAGGGGTGCGTAGATATGCCCCCAGTCGCCGGGGTTGTTAACCAGGATCATAGCTGCTACGGTCAGCCCCCGAAAGAAGTCCAGCGAGAGCAGACGCGATGTACCTACGGGCTTCAGCCCGTAATCACTCGCCTTCTGTATAGGTTCGTTAACGTTCATACAAAATGATCAAACACGTTCGCTAAGATACGTATAAGGCCAATCCTGCCAATCATTCACCAATCCAGCTTTAACAGGATTTTGTAAAGTGTAGTTGATTATCCGTTTCAATTCATCGGGATCGCGTACATAATGATCGTAACTTTCTGGTTGCCAAAAAGGGCCCGTACGCCACAGCAGCTTATTTGCCTCAAACGCCGAACCTCCTTTAATTACCTTAAGGGTCTGGTATAGTTGCCGATAATTAGCGGATGAAACCTCCTCCTCGGGTTGCAACGTATCGAGTTGGATGGCGCTATCCACCACCAAATGCACATGATTTGGCATAATGCAATAAGCGAGTAATTCATAACCCGTTCCGTCAGCATCCCGCAAGCGTTTAGATACTATTTCAGCAACGGCCGGTTCCTTAAGCCAGTCATGGCCATACTGACCCGAATCCAGTGTACGTTCGATGCGGGCAAAGTACCGCTTTTGCTCCTTATAAACTTCCTCACTAAATCCCTCAGTATTTTTCTCCTTCAATACCTTAATAGCCCGGTCCCGTTCGGCAATTAATTGCTGTACGACAGCCGCAGGCAGCGAGCCTTTTAAGCAGAACGTCACAAAAAAAGTAGCCCCAACGTATTGCAGGTGAGGCAGGTTACGCGCATATTCTATCTTCATCAGCCTACGGGTTTAATGCTGACTCTGACGGAATAAGACAAATAGGTAACGCTTATTGTACCCACGGGTTTCAACCCGTGATTATGGAAGTAGTAATTATCACGGGTTAAAACCCGTGGGTACAGTTAACTAAACACTTTCGCCAGTTTTTTTTCAAGGTCGGTTTCCAGCTTTAGTAATCCTTCGGTGTTGGGCAGGTACGTGAGGGCACGGTGGTGGCGTAGATCGAAGGGAATATCACTGGTCGATTGCGTGATCGGAATAACCAGTTTACCCAGCGTGTGCGCCACACCCGTTTCGTAAAATACGTTTGGATTTCGGTCGGTGAAATCCGTAATAACGGCATGTGACGTAAAGATCAGGTCGAATACGTCCTGAATCAGAATGCTGTTATCCCAGATGTCGTCGGCCCGTTTGCACTCGATACTCAGCCGGTCGCATACATTTCGAATGGCGGTGTACGTGCTCGAAAACCGACTTTCAAAGGGCATCATCACCGATAGTATATTCGACTCGACGGGTTTATCCGGTATCCGAAAAACATCTGGTGCAAACGTAATGACCCGCTCCGGCTGCCGGCTCTGAACGGTAGAAATAAAGTCGGGAACGTCACGCACGGGCCGGTGCATGGTGGCTTTTTTAGCTTCTATAAAGTGCTCTATCTCGTATAGATTACTGCTGCTTTCGCTAATCAACTTCGACAGAACCTGCAAGCTATTTCCCTCATAATCATCGTCTTTAAAGTCAAGGCTCCGCAACAATCGCGGGTGATCTTCAATTAAGTCAAGGCTGTCGGTCAAGTACGCTACTTTGATCCAGTCAGACTTGGTAAAGTGGTCCTGAATGAATTCATGTAGCGCAAACAACCGAAGCGTTCGCTGCTTGTTCTGTCTGGTCATAAAGTTGGAAAACGTCAAGCTATAATATAACTATTATATATACCTGCAATTATATCCAAATTCTATATCATAACAAACAAATAATTAACGCAAACAGGGTACCAATGCCCATGCTGGTTAATTCATGGACACTGTTACCCTGTGGCTACAAAAGGAGCATTTCTGATGGCTTACCAGGGACTCACCCCTGTTTCGGGCGCATTATCGTCGCTGAAGAATTGACCCGTTGGCCCATCTGGCCCAAAGGTTGCGGCTTTTACTACTCTGGCAGCGGCATCGGGCACAGTTCCCGGACCAGAGTGGTTGTTGAAATCGGTGGCAGTATAGCCAGGGTCAACGGCATTTACCTTAAAGGTGGTGTCGCGCAGTTCATGAGCCAACACGATGGTATAGGCATTTAGAGCGGCTTTAGACATAACATACGCCGTTGGCTTAATCGCATAATATTTCCAGGCAGGATCGCTATGCAGCGTGAGCGAACCTAAACCAGAGGTCAAGTTAACGATGCGTGGTTCGGGCGACTGCCTCAGCAGGTCTACAAAGGCCTGCGTTACGCTGATCACGCCAAAAACGTTGGTGTCAAATACCTGTTTGAATACATCAATATCCGTCTCCAGTGCGGTATTCGGCATCGCGCCGTGGATACCTGCATTGTTAATCAGTACATCCAGCACGTTCGTTTTCTGACCAAGCACTTCGCGGGCAGCCTTTATCGAGTCAGCGTTATCTACGTCAATCTCGATGGGCTCTACCTGGGTTAAGCCCTCTGCCTGTAGCTGGCTAACTGCCTCCTGCCCTTTCTGTATGTCGCGGCAACCCAGATACACATAGTAGCCTTGCTGTAGTAATTGTCTGGCTGTTTCGAAGCCAATGCTTTTGTTTGCGCCTGTTATCAGTGCTGTTTTCATGTTTCAGTTGTTTATGGCACAAAGCTACCGCGCTCCCTATTGCCAACTGAAACACATCTTTCGGTATTACTGGTACATTTCACGGATACTGGCCCGGTACTCGGCGGGGGTAAGTTCCGTTTCTCGTTTGAAAAAGCGATTGAAGTAGGAAGCATCCGAAAAACCGAGATCAAAGGCGATCTCCTTCAGTGACTGTGGCGTGTGAAATAGCAGTCGCCGGGCTTCGAGTACCAACCGTTCATGGATGTGCGTAATGGCCGGTTTGCCGCTTTGGGCTTTTACTACCTCACTGAGATACCCGGCCGATACATTCAATAAAGACGCATAGTCACTTACCTGATGTCGTTCGCGAAAGTGTTCATTGATTTTTGCCTGATATTTCTTCAACAACAGGTTGTCTGTCGAAGCTGGTTTGCTTTCGAACTGCTCGGTATACAGTCGGCTCAGATACGTAAGCAATACCGTCAGGTAGGCGGTCAGCATGCGTTGCTGCCATTCGTTAGGCTGTTGATACTCCGCATTGATCTTTGCCAGCATATCCTCAACAAACATCACATCAGCCTCCGTCAACAGCAACTCATGACCGTTATGAGGATTCTGAATGAGTGGCAGTTTGCTTAAAGCCGCGTTTTCCTGAAAGGACAGGAACTCCTTCGTAAAGGCAATACCCGTACTCCACAACTGGTTGAACCCTTCCTTTACGATGATCTGATCGGGTCCGGTAAAGTAGAACGTATTGTCTTTAAGCACGTAGGGCGTCATGTCGATCCACTGACGGCTGCCCGCCTGCCTTATAAAAACCAGCAGATAATGGTCCTTTCGGTGCGGCACAAGCAGATCGGCCTGATTGGGTAGCGTGCCTTCGAAATTATACACCCTGAACTGTTTGTTGCCGGTAAGCTCGTCTGGCTCCAACCTGTAAACCGGTACCTGCTGATGGTCGTTGAGTAGCTGCATTGCTTAAAATTACAAATTTTTCAAATGGTAAAGCCACAAAAAAGCCCTGTATGCTGTATACAGGGCTTTTTGTACAAGACCGGCCATTACTACTAGAAGCGCCAGCGAACAAAGGCTTCCATAGCTTCGTATTCGGCCAGGCCGAGCTTGTTGTACAAGCCCGCTGTAGCTCCGTTACGCTCTTCGGCCCGTTGCCAGAACTCGCGGGAGTCGGTACCCTGGTACACGACACCGTCTTTCTGCGACTGGTGTTTGAAAATACCCAACCGTTTTTTCATCACCTGATCGGGCGACATCGGAACGGCCATTTCAATTTCGTGAATATCCCACTCGGCCCAGGCACCGCGGTATAACCATACCCAGCAGTCCTTCATAAAGTTCTTATGCTTCAAGCGACGCACTGATTCCAGAATGGCATCCAGACAAACCTTGTGCGTACCGTGCGGATCGGCGAGGTCACCGGCAGCGTAGATTTGGTGAGGCTTGATCTCTTCGATCAGGGCCATCGTGATTTTGATATCTTCTTCACTCAGGGGCTTTTTCGCCACGGTGCCGGTTTCGTAGAACGGCATGTTCATGAAGTGTGCATTCTCAACCGGAATTCCGACGAAGCGGCAGGTCGATTTAGCTTCGCCCATCCGAATCAGGCCCTTCACATAACGCACTTCGGCGGTATCCATTTCGGAATCTTTTTTCTCCCGCAGGGATTGAGCCGCATCCTGGAAAATCCGGGTAGCTACGGGGCTGTCGATGCCAAATTTCGAGTTGAAATCAACCACGTAATCGGCAAAGCGTAGGGCTTCATCATCGGCCACGGCAATGTTGCCCGACGTTTGGTACCCTACGTGTACTTCATGCCCCTGATCGCGCAGGCGCTGGAACGTACCACCCATTGAGATAATATCGTCGTCGGGGTGCGGACTGAAAATCAGGCAGCGTTTTTTAGCAGGCAGCGCCCGTTCGGGCCGATTGGTATCGTCGGCATTTGGTTTTCCGCCCGGCCAGCCCGTAATGGTATGCTGAAGCTGGTTGAAAACGTCGATATTAATGTCGTATGACTGGCCATATTGAGCCAGCAGATCGCTCATCCCGTTATCGTTGTAGTCGCGGTCGGTTAGTTTAAGAATAGGCTTCCCGAGCGTCAGCGACAGATACGTGACGGCTTTCTTCTTCATCTTGTTGTCCCACTCAACCGAATCCACCAGCCAGGGTGTTTTCATGCGGGTCAACTCAGAGGCTGCGGCTGTGTCGATAACGAAGAGTGCGTTCGGATGCGTTTGCAGGTACGATGCCGGATTCAGTTCCGTTACCAGTCCTTCAACGGCCCCCCGGATAACGGGTGCTTTACGTTCACCCCAGGCAAGCAACACCACCCGGCGGGCACTCAAAATACTCGCAACCCCCATTGTGATCGCCTTGCGGGGCGTCTTGGGGAGTCCACCGAAATCGACCGATGCGGCTGCCCTTGTCGAGTTGTCGAGCATCATCAGGCGGGTATGCGAGTTAATGAGCGAACCCGGTTCGTTGAACCCAATGTGCCCGTTACCGCCAATACCCAGCAGCTGAAAATCCAGCCCGCCAGCAGCCTCGATAGCCGCTTCGTATTGCTTCGAAAACTCACCTACTTTATCGGTCTGAAGCGTACCGTCGGGAACGTGATAATTTCCCTGCTCAATATCCACATGGTCGAACAGTTGCTCCCGCATGAATCGCCAGTAACTCTGTAATGAGTCAGGCTCCATGGGGTAATATTCATCCAGGTTGAAGGAAACGACGTTTTTGAAGCTCAACCCCTCTTCGCGGTGCATCCGAATAAGTTCAGCATAAACCGTTTTGGGCGAAGAGCCGGTTGCCAGTCCCAACACGCAGGGTTTTCCTTCACGTTGTTTTTGACGGACCAACTCCGCAATTTCCTGAGCCACCGCCCGCGATGCATCTTTGGCATCGGCATAAATGTGGGTTGGAATTTTCTCGTAAGTAATGGCCGACTGAATTGGTCCACCGTTGGCTGCTGCACCCGGAATTTGCCCGTCTGGGTTGTCGAGTAGTATAGACTCCGTAATCATGTTGCGCTCTGCGGAGAAAAAGATGAGATGCCACAAAGGTCGAAAAAAATCAGGTAGTTTTTACCTGATTTCCTACCGCAAAGTAATATTTTTAAAATTTTTTATTAATTCACCCCTCTCTTTTTCAGCTTCTTCTACCGGCGGGCCAGCCGATCGGCCACGGTTGCGGTCTGTAACGAGTGCAGTCCGTTATCTTCTGTAATAAGCCGGTGCGTACCCGGATAATGAATGGCGCTGACCTGATCCCGGAACATCAATCGCAGCAGTTCACTATAGAGATGCTGTTTTTCCTGACCAAAACCAAAGCGTAGTTCAAGCTGCTGATAGGCATTAAACTCTTTATGCCGACCGCGCAGGGGTAGATCTTTCCCGCCGATATTAGCCGTCACATCAAGCTGAGCGCCCGGAAAGAGATCCATCAGCGAACGGGTTGTTTCTTCATCGGCCACGCAGCGCAGAACCATCCGGGTTGGCACCCACTCGAACAGCGTGATGTCGCCCCGTTCGAATACAAGCCGCATTTCCTGACGGTCCATGCGCCCCGTTTGTGTGAAGCCGTGGTAAAAATTCACCAGTTTCCGGCCGGTTTCGTCGTCGCCATATTCAACGACGGCCTGTACCTGGTCTTCTATACGGTCCGACGCTCGGGCGTTACTAGTTGGCCGTTTGATTACCTGAGCTGCCTTCACCGTCCCGTTGCCAAACCAGCCGTCAAACATATCGAAGAAGTGAACGCCGTGCTCGATAAAAATACCACCGCTCTTGCTCCGGTCCCAGAACCAGTGCTCGGGCGACAGGCCTTCATCACCGGCGTAGTTCTCGAAATAACCGTGCAGGAAATCGCCCAACAGGTTTTTATCGATCAGGTGTTTAATTCGGGCAAACATGGGGTTGTAGCGCTGCATCAGGTTCGTCACCATCAGCAGCCCTTTTTCTTTGGCCAGCGCCAGCATTTCGGCTCCCTCTTCGGGATTCATGGCCAATGGTTTCTCGCAGATAACGTGCTTACCAGCGTTGAGGGCCAGCATGGCCTGCTCGTAGTGAAGAAACGGGGGAGTCGCAATGTACACAAGATCGACATCGGGATGATTGACCAGCTCCTCCAGGCTCCCGAGCTGATCGGCT is a window of Spirosoma linguale DSM 74 DNA encoding:
- a CDS encoding nitrite reductase (NAD(P)H), large subunit (TIGRFAM: nitrite reductase [NAD(P)H], large subunit~PFAM: nitrite and sulphite reductase 4Fe-4S region; FAD-dependent pyridine nucleotide-disulphide oxidoreductase; BFD domain protein [2Fe-2S]-binding domain protein; nitrite/sulfite reductase hemoprotein beta- component ferrodoxin domain protein~KEGG: scl:sce8494 nitrite reductase): MNTNKNRRVVVIGNGMVGYKFCEKLVAKEKNDQRFTLTVFGEEPRVAYDRVHLSAYFDGKTADDLTLAPQSWYADNGITLYLTDPVVNIDRERKEVRSHHGVVVPYDYLVLATGSGAFVPPVAGVEKDGVFVYRTIEDLDLIQSYARKARKGAVLGGGLLGLEAAKALLDLGLDEAHVVEFAPRLMPRQIDDAGSGILQHQLESLGLNIHLSKSTQEITGDEAITGMQFADGSHLAVDMLVISAGIRPRDELAKSAGLDTHPRGGILVDNFLQTSDSSIFAIGECAVVHHMIYGLVAPGYEMAEVVASRLIGEEKEFKPYDMSTKLKLIGTDVGSFGDPFASDCKTIVYENKAKGVYKRVNISVDGKELLGGILVGDAEQYNMLLQTCKNKTILPPDPEDLILGSRGGEEAGAGVMSLPDDALICSCEAITKAMLCHEIGENGHTTVDALKKATRACTGCGGCTPMVKDIIQGVLKQKGVYVRNILCEHFDFTRQELLDLVKINSLKTFDAVLDKVGKGDGCEVCKPAVASILASLWNENILEQGRATIQDSNDRFLANIQKGGTYSVVPRIPGGEITPDKLIVIGQVAKKYGLYTKITGGQRIDLFGAHVGDLPVIWEELIAAGFESGHAYGKSLRTVKSCVGSTWCRFGVQDSVSFAIEVEERYKGIRSPHKLKSGVSGCIRECAEAQSKDFGIIATEKGWNLYVGGNGGSKPQHAILLASDVDKETCIRYIDRFLMFYIKTADPLTRTATWLNKMDGGMNYLRAVVVDDVLNIADELEREMQLLVDTFKCEWKEAVENPALRARFAHFVNAPEQKDPTVQFDALRDQKRAKEWA
- a CDS encoding histidine kinase (KEGG: lch:Lcho_0902 PAS/PAC sensor signal transduction histidine kinase~PFAM: ATP-binding region ATPase domain protein; histidine kinase dimerisation and phosphoacceptor region~SMART: ATP-binding region ATPase domain protein), encoding MTQLDEQVARRLTRFYMIALTVIAVLSISGLLFIKQTISNHYDDSRVVNVAGRQRMLSQRLTKLSLLRIQGLTTADSASFDSLLHSWSQSHIQFRNGRLNMEKVYTVRKSKSLDSMFTRIEPVFQSIYSGFARINNPQATQADKKTALQVILRDEFPYLQQMNAIVFQVDTESFERVRSLERIEWVLTFATLLTLLIEGLFIFRPVVNHTKNVIRRLARSEKALQMANSHMEIANHELEATNQHLAYSNQKLVDTQKELLRTTEEKYQLQLAEENVRSAALLEGQEEERRRFARELHDGIGQMLTGLKLHAEKLKSTSFADEKQKQRFAELCDLIADTIQTTRQVSYNLMPSTLSDFGLGSTLRLLAEQSTRSTGVQVIFSGPTDARRLNPAMEIGLYRIAQEALHNAVKYAEAQTIKIILQQSPQKLELAIEDDGKGFVMKTSQKDDKLLPSINGLQNMRTRTRLLNGEFSITSKPKKGTKVRVRVNLSDNPN
- a CDS encoding nitrite reductase (NAD(P)H), small subunit (TIGRFAM: nitrite reductase [NAD(P)H], small subunit~PFAM: Rieske [2Fe-2S] iron-sulphur domain~KEGG: pca:Pcar_2879 nitrite reductase (NAD(P)H)subunit) — its product is METLTIHKSEMTWQPACPTSHIPEDGGACVLLNGRQIAIFNFSRRGEWYATANECPHRQQMALSRGMIGSQGEEPKVACPFHKKTFSLKSGECLNDDGYKIATFPIKIVDNMVYIGV